Proteins from a genomic interval of Mesobacillus sp. S13:
- a CDS encoding ABC transporter ATP-binding protein: MAELKLDHIYKIYDNKVTAVEDFNLHIQDKEFIVFVGPSGCGKSTTLRMIAGLEEISKGDFYIDGKRVNDVPPKDRDIAMVFQNYALYPHMTVYDNMAFGLKLRKFAKDEIDRRVKEAAKILGLEPYLDRKPKALSGGQRQRVALGRAIVRDAKVFLMDEPLSNLDAKLRVQMRAEIAKLHRRLDTTTIYVTHDQTEAMTMATRLVVMKDGIIQQVGAPKEVYENPENVFVGGFIGSPSMNFFSGKLEEGKFTINNSSIAIPEGKMKVLRAQGYVGKDIILGVRPEDLHDEPVFIDASQGATIKATVEVSELTGAETMIYSQFEGQDFVARVDSRSDVTPGQVIELAFDMNKVHFFDAETEKRIRP, encoded by the coding sequence ATGGCCGAGTTAAAATTAGATCACATTTATAAAATTTATGATAACAAAGTAACTGCAGTTGAAGATTTCAACCTTCACATCCAGGACAAAGAATTCATCGTATTCGTTGGTCCATCCGGCTGCGGTAAATCTACGACTCTACGTATGATCGCTGGTCTTGAGGAAATCTCAAAAGGCGATTTCTATATTGATGGAAAGCGCGTGAACGACGTTCCTCCTAAGGATCGCGACATTGCAATGGTTTTCCAGAACTATGCACTATATCCGCACATGACAGTTTACGATAACATGGCTTTCGGATTGAAGCTTCGCAAGTTCGCTAAGGACGAAATCGACCGCCGCGTTAAAGAGGCAGCGAAAATCCTTGGTCTAGAGCCTTACTTGGATCGTAAGCCAAAAGCACTTTCAGGCGGTCAGCGCCAGCGTGTTGCTTTGGGACGTGCAATCGTCCGTGACGCAAAAGTATTCTTGATGGACGAACCTTTATCAAACCTTGATGCAAAGCTTCGTGTACAGATGCGTGCAGAAATCGCAAAGCTTCACCGCCGCCTGGATACGACAACTATTTATGTAACACACGATCAGACTGAAGCAATGACAATGGCAACGCGCCTTGTCGTCATGAAAGATGGAATCATCCAGCAGGTTGGAGCTCCAAAGGAAGTTTACGAAAACCCTGAAAACGTCTTCGTTGGCGGTTTCATCGGATCTCCTTCTATGAACTTCTTCTCTGGAAAGCTTGAAGAAGGCAAATTCACAATCAACAACTCTTCAATCGCTATTCCTGAAGGTAAAATGAAAGTCCTTCGTGCACAAGGCTATGTAGGCAAGGACATCATCCTTGGTGTAAGACCTGAAGACCTTCATGATGAGCCTGTATTTATTGATGCTTCTCAAGGTGCAACAATTAAAGCAACTGTTGAAGTTTCCGAATTAACTGGTGCAGAAACGATGATCTACTCTCAATTCGAGGGCCAAGACTTTGTTGCACGTGTGGATTCCCGCTCTGATGTAACTCCGGGCCAAGTAATTGAACTGGCATTCGATATGAATAAAGTTCACTTCTTTGATGCTGAAACTGAAAAGAGAATCCGTCCTTAA
- a CDS encoding IS1182 family transposase — MLSKNNPIQRDQLEMVALDQLVPMEHLVRKMEAAIDFSFIYDLVKDVYSEVGRPSIDPVILIKLTFIQYTFGIRSMRQTIAEVETNMAYRWFLGYGFHDKVPHFSTFGKNYERRFKDTDLFEQIFYRILKTAADKKLISAEHVFIDSTHVKASANKHKFEKKVVRKETRAYQEKLQEEINQDREEHGKKPFPPDKFDKEESKEIKESTTDPESGYYVKDERTKQFAYSFHAASDRNGFVLGTIVTPGNTHDSLILEPLVEQVIEKVGKPKAVAADAAYKTPAITKFLFENEITPALPYTRPRTKDGFFRKYDYVYDEFYDCYLCPAGEILRYSTTTKEGYREYKSPKHICATCPFLAQCTESKDHQKVVTRHIWHEYLEEADHLRHQSEVKQIYAKRKETIERVFADAKEKHGMRWTTLRGLKKLSMQAMLTFAALNLKKMANWTWRSPVMA; from the coding sequence ATGCTTTCAAAGAACAATCCAATCCAACGAGATCAATTAGAAATGGTTGCTTTAGACCAACTGGTTCCTATGGAACATTTAGTCCGTAAAATGGAAGCAGCCATAGATTTTTCTTTCATTTATGACTTGGTGAAAGATGTGTATTCGGAAGTAGGGCGCCCAAGCATTGACCCTGTGATTTTAATTAAACTCACTTTTATTCAATATACCTTTGGCATTCGTTCCATGCGCCAGACCATTGCCGAAGTAGAAACGAATATGGCTTACCGCTGGTTTTTGGGTTATGGATTCCATGATAAAGTGCCCCACTTCTCCACCTTCGGGAAGAATTACGAACGCCGTTTTAAAGACACTGATTTGTTTGAACAGATTTTCTATCGAATTCTTAAGACCGCAGCTGATAAGAAACTTATTAGTGCAGAACACGTCTTCATTGATTCAACCCACGTTAAAGCAAGTGCGAATAAGCATAAATTCGAGAAGAAAGTAGTGCGGAAGGAAACACGGGCGTATCAAGAGAAACTCCAGGAAGAAATCAATCAAGATCGGGAAGAACATGGGAAGAAGCCTTTTCCTCCTGATAAATTCGACAAGGAAGAATCGAAGGAAATAAAGGAAAGCACGACCGATCCGGAGAGTGGATACTACGTCAAGGATGAACGGACAAAGCAGTTTGCCTACTCCTTTCATGCGGCATCAGACCGAAATGGATTTGTCCTAGGAACAATTGTGACACCTGGTAACACCCATGACAGCCTGATCCTTGAACCACTGGTAGAACAAGTAATAGAGAAAGTTGGAAAGCCCAAAGCCGTTGCGGCCGACGCAGCCTATAAAACTCCAGCCATTACGAAGTTTCTGTTTGAAAATGAAATAACTCCGGCTTTGCCTTATACCCGACCACGAACGAAGGACGGATTCTTCCGTAAATATGACTATGTATATGACGAATTTTATGACTGTTACTTGTGTCCTGCCGGTGAGATCCTAAGGTATTCCACCACTACAAAAGAGGGATATCGTGAGTACAAATCTCCCAAACATATCTGCGCCACCTGCCCATTTTTAGCGCAATGTACAGAAAGCAAAGACCACCAAAAGGTGGTAACGCGCCACATCTGGCATGAGTATTTGGAAGAGGCAGACCATTTAAGGCACCAATCAGAAGTAAAACAAATCTATGCGAAGCGCAAAGAAACCATTGAGCGCGTATTCGCAGATGCAAAAGAAAAGCATGGCATGCGTTGGACAACCCTAAGGGGACTTAAAAAATTGTCGATGCAGGCGATGCTTACTTTCGCTGCATTGAATTTGAAGAAGATGGCCAACTGGACATGGAGAAGTCCAGTAATGGCCTAA
- a CDS encoding PucR family transcriptional regulator, which yields MINKILSYFPDSVTYENYPANPSPDHYWFKNSDNFPLWIGIPKNKISDSQLDLLKNLFHLVEDHIQLKGGALFWKQFLFEDGEIPPAESDEVRFIQFQLQANAMENSEIHEALNGFFPEHTIIWVKDSYGIIIEEKKEVSENAEELFSIASTLESDFYVKISFYIGKFQKVSSQLPHFFEQEKQVFAELTCHTTRDVVYTFEKAFPMLLASNLPDHLKEIMKASILQAFSEDKELMTTIKVFLENNSNASLSAKKLYVHRNTLQYRLDKFMEKTGVNLKDLDAAVVVYLASLYEEIR from the coding sequence ATGATTAATAAAATATTATCTTATTTCCCTGATTCTGTCACGTATGAAAATTACCCTGCAAATCCATCACCTGATCATTATTGGTTTAAAAACAGTGATAACTTTCCTCTATGGATTGGTATCCCCAAAAATAAGATTTCCGATAGCCAGCTTGATTTACTGAAAAACCTGTTTCATCTTGTCGAAGATCATATCCAGCTAAAAGGCGGTGCGCTTTTCTGGAAGCAATTCCTTTTCGAAGATGGTGAAATACCTCCCGCAGAAAGCGATGAAGTCCGTTTCATACAATTCCAGCTGCAGGCCAACGCTATGGAAAATTCGGAAATCCATGAAGCTTTAAATGGTTTTTTCCCTGAACACACCATTATTTGGGTCAAGGATTCTTACGGAATCATTATAGAAGAAAAAAAGGAAGTATCAGAAAATGCGGAAGAACTCTTTTCCATTGCCTCCACTTTGGAGAGCGATTTTTATGTAAAAATCTCCTTCTATATTGGCAAATTCCAGAAAGTTTCTTCCCAACTCCCTCACTTTTTCGAACAAGAAAAACAGGTCTTTGCGGAATTAACCTGCCATACGACGCGGGACGTTGTCTACACGTTTGAAAAAGCTTTTCCAATGCTGTTGGCATCAAATTTGCCTGATCACCTTAAGGAAATTATGAAGGCTTCCATACTCCAGGCATTTAGTGAGGATAAAGAGTTGATGACAACCATTAAAGTATTTCTTGAAAACAATTCAAACGCTTCACTTTCGGCAAAAAAACTCTATGTCCACCGAAATACTCTTCAATACCGATTGGACAAGTTCATGGAAAAGACCGGCGTTAACTTAAAGGATCTTGATGCAGCAGTTGTTGTTTACCTGGCAAGTCTATATGAGGAAATCCGCTAA